One segment of Anguilla anguilla isolate fAngAng1 chromosome 1, fAngAng1.pri, whole genome shotgun sequence DNA contains the following:
- the LOC118222681 gene encoding uncharacterized protein LOC118222681 produces the protein MPSRLPFLLLLVVILLESLCGHAEAQGKLQKPNISVDGFVQNSGEVNVVCKIRLKNPTPVTNISCNLYIGDSSEPFRRTWTTNEVCTFAMNVKDQLKSQEVSCDYSVNIDPHSLSPRSKKVNIVGKLPKAELHLSLAVISIEESVNLRCRRPDSAPASHCTFTTNQRGPISGSDCERSVTGAELLSGSHSARNEITMRCSYKLEEGVKPLVDSDPSKVTVLDLRKPNISVSTEHTETYIRCEAPPDITGAKFFLYYNSSRTHTKETQAGTEERAVSFTVPRSSDSTTYCCRYQFEGFNSKLSDCAEAKNKDQSKRVRFPTCGSFPPSSGP, from the exons ATGCCGTCACGTCTCCCCTTTCTTCTCCTGCTCGTCGTCATTCTGCTGGAAA GTCTCTGTGGACATGCTGAAGCTCAAG GAAAGCTACAGAAACCAAACATTTCTGTGGATGGATTTGTGCAGAACAGTGGGGAAGTTAATGTAGTCTGTAAGATAAGGCTGAAAAACCCCACACCTGTCACTAATATCAGTTGTAACCTGTACATTGGAGACTCGTCGGAGCCATTCAGAAGAACATGGACCACAAATGAAGTCTGTACCTTTGCTATGAATGTCAAAGACCAGCTGAAGAGCCAAGAAGTGAGCTGTGATTACAGTGTGAATATAGAccctcattctctttctccacGCAGTAAGAAAGTGAACATAGTGG GTAAACTGCCAAAGGCAGAGTTACATTTGAGTCTTGCAGTAATTTCCATAGAGGAATCAGTGAATCTGAGGTGCAGGAGACCGGACTCTGCCCCTGCGTCCCACTGCACTTTCACCACTAATCAGAGAGGACCGATCAGTGGCTCAGACTGTGAGCGCTCAGTCACTGGAGCTGAGCTGCTCAGTGGGAGTCACAGCGCACGCAATGAGATCACCATGAGATGTTCCTACAAACTGGAGGAAGGAGTGAAACCACTTGTAGATAGTGACCCCTCTAAAGTAACGGTGCTGG ATCTGAGGAAGCCCAATATCTCAGTctccacagaacacactgagacataCATTCGCTGTGAAGCACCACCTGACATCACTGGAGCAAAATTCTTCCTGTACTACAACAGTAGCAGAACACATACTAAGGAAACCCAGGCTGGAACAGAAGAGCGAGCAGTCAGTTTCACTGTCCCCCGCAGCTCTGACTCCACGACATACTGCTGCCGTTATCAGTTTGAGGGCTTCAACTCTAAACTGAGTGACTGTGCTGAAGCCAAGAACAAGGACCAGAGTAAAA GAGTGAGATTCCCCACCTGCGgttctttccctccctcatcTGGCCCTTGA